A single genomic interval of Shewanella halotolerans harbors:
- a CDS encoding sigma-54 interaction domain-containing protein — translation MACKHPRVDDAHVDFLPENKLLLNAVGEGIYGFDLEGNAVFINPAAERMTGWKAEELLGKNIHDCHHHSHADGSPYPQEECPIYNTLHDGIAREISHDLFWRKDGSSFPVHYTSTPVYKNDRLIGVVAIFRDISIQKQTEASLREALKQVQALSEKLANENDYLLTELASHRQEVNISGESETIQSLIQQIKLVANTSSTVLINGENGTGKELVARNIHALSDRSDQPLVSVNCAAFSPTLLESELFGHEKGAFTGATSRRKGRFELAHQGTLFLDEVAELSLEAQSKLLRVIQEQEFERVGSSTPIKVDIRLVTATHHDLLKRVEQGLFRMDLYYRLNVFPLHVPPLRERLQDIPLLVSDILLNLNHKLGKKIKGVSKQGMQHLMAYHWPGNVRELQNVIERQTILCHGQILQIPALQAEPQPQDKGEFQTLQQVEAAHIRRTLKRLNWRISGPNGAANLLGLPASTLRSRMLKLGIKRPA, via the coding sequence ATGGCTTGTAAACACCCAAGGGTCGATGATGCCCATGTGGACTTTCTACCCGAGAACAAACTGCTACTTAACGCGGTAGGCGAAGGGATCTACGGCTTCGACCTAGAGGGCAATGCCGTCTTTATCAACCCTGCCGCCGAGCGGATGACGGGCTGGAAGGCCGAAGAGTTGCTGGGTAAGAACATCCACGACTGTCACCACCACAGCCACGCCGATGGCAGCCCCTATCCCCAGGAAGAGTGCCCCATCTACAACACGCTGCACGACGGCATCGCCCGGGAGATCAGCCATGATCTCTTCTGGCGCAAGGACGGCAGCAGCTTCCCGGTGCACTACACCTCGACCCCCGTCTACAAGAACGATCGCCTCATAGGCGTGGTCGCGATATTTCGCGATATCAGCATTCAGAAGCAAACAGAAGCCTCACTCAGGGAGGCGCTCAAGCAGGTACAGGCCCTGTCGGAGAAGCTGGCCAACGAGAATGACTACCTGCTCACCGAGCTGGCCAGCCATCGTCAGGAGGTCAATATCTCGGGCGAGAGCGAGACGATACAGTCGCTTATCCAGCAGATAAAACTGGTGGCCAACACCAGCAGTACCGTGCTGATCAACGGCGAGAACGGTACAGGTAAGGAGTTAGTGGCCCGCAACATACATGCGCTCAGCGATCGCAGCGATCAGCCCCTGGTGAGCGTCAACTGCGCCGCCTTCTCCCCCACCCTATTAGAGAGCGAGCTCTTCGGCCACGAGAAGGGCGCCTTCACCGGCGCCACCAGCCGCCGCAAGGGGCGATTCGAGTTGGCCCACCAGGGCACGCTATTTCTCGATGAGGTGGCCGAGCTTTCCCTCGAGGCCCAGTCTAAGCTGCTCAGGGTGATCCAGGAGCAGGAGTTCGAGCGAGTGGGCAGCAGCACACCCATCAAGGTGGATATCCGCCTGGTGACCGCCACCCATCACGATCTGCTTAAGCGAGTAGAACAAGGGCTGTTCCGCATGGATCTCTACTATCGCCTCAATGTGTTCCCGCTGCATGTGCCGCCCCTCAGGGAGCGGCTGCAAGATATTCCACTATTGGTCAGCGATATCCTGCTCAACTTAAACCACAAGCTGGGTAAGAAGATCAAAGGGGTCAGCAAGCAAGGCATGCAGCACCTGATGGCCTATCACTGGCCCGGCAACGTGCGTGAGCTGCAGAACGTTATCGAGCGTCAGACCATACTCTGTCACGGTCAGATCCTACAGATCCCCGCGCTACAGGCCGAGCCGCAGCCTCAGGACAAGGGGGAGTTTCAGACCCTGCAGCAGGTCGAGGCCGCCCATATCCGCCGCACCCTGAAGCGGCTCAACTGGCGAATCTCGGGCCCCAACGGCGCCGCCAATTTGCTCGGGCTGCCCGCCAGCACCCTGAGATCCCGTATGCTCAAGCTGGGGATCAAGCGTCCGGCCTAA
- a CDS encoding winged helix-turn-helix domain-containing protein, whose product MLREDALSAELSKQKIAFLRKLYLAHLIDSEQHNLLSLNKATSMPRRTLQDAIAAMGDIGISCTFVQDGERHNAGYYCLNDWGPIDKAWVANNIESITQSLKHD is encoded by the coding sequence ATGTTGAGAGAGGATGCCTTGAGCGCCGAGTTATCTAAGCAAAAAATTGCCTTCCTGAGAAAGCTCTATCTGGCCCATTTGATCGATAGTGAGCAGCATAATCTGCTGTCGCTGAACAAGGCCACCAGCATGCCGAGGCGTACCCTGCAAGATGCCATTGCCGCCATGGGAGATATAGGTATCAGCTGTACTTTTGTGCAAGATGGTGAGCGCCATAATGCCGGTTATTATTGCCTTAACGACTGGGGGCCTATCGACAAGGCTTGGGTGGCTAATAACATCGAGAGCATCACCCAATCGTTGAAGCATGACTGA
- a CDS encoding DUF2956 domain-containing protein, protein MAQQISNETKDEAMKIAKATQKPGQTKEQTKLIAQGIEKGIAEYKKRQKSKARDRDKQRKQVLKEKQRQTMEPMDDGLQAAPKASKLPWLLLALSWLGFIGLYLLNH, encoded by the coding sequence ATGGCGCAGCAGATCTCCAACGAAACCAAAGATGAGGCGATGAAAATTGCCAAGGCCACCCAGAAACCCGGGCAAACCAAGGAACAGACCAAGCTTATCGCCCAAGGGATAGAAAAGGGGATTGCCGAATACAAGAAGCGCCAGAAGAGCAAGGCCAGAGACAGGGACAAGCAGCGCAAGCAGGTCCTCAAGGAGAAGCAGCGTCAAACGATGGAGCCAATGGATGACGGATTACAGGCCGCGCCTAAAGCCAGCAAGCTGCCCTGGCTACTGCTAGCCCTGAGTTGGCTTGGCTTCATCGGCCTCTACCTACTGAATCACTAA
- a CDS encoding DUF4382 domain-containing protein — protein sequence MRPLTLPLAFLPFPLVGLMLSGCGGSDDTSPPEPLATGTVSIALSDSPMSQVSRVELVLDKLVMTDAHGQRHTQDMAQHRFNLLDYQGMDSHRVIDGLELPAGQYHDVHFTLVNGDQAQGCLIENGQGQHPLMIEDGRLPMANFTLGEHQHLNLTMEIDLYQSMHLSDGQYQLNHHGIYSIDDDTMGHIFGEMDPQWIADCETQYAASAPEGGQFYHMAYLYPSEVTSLAQMGDIAQSRDDGLFSPVAISPIRQDINGNWFFAMGYLPAGNYRVGYTCLGHLDSPPQNDMTQGAFKLFEDGGEIGVEDGGRETRHQCGGGHGGHRG from the coding sequence ATGCGACCCTTAACTCTACCCCTAGCTTTTTTACCCTTCCCCCTCGTTGGCCTTATGCTCAGCGGCTGCGGCGGCTCCGATGACACCAGTCCACCAGAGCCACTCGCCACAGGTACAGTGAGTATCGCCCTGTCCGATTCTCCAATGAGTCAGGTCAGCCGGGTCGAGCTGGTGCTCGATAAACTGGTGATGACAGATGCTCACGGCCAGCGGCACACTCAGGATATGGCCCAGCACAGGTTTAACCTGCTGGACTACCAAGGCATGGACAGCCACAGAGTGATCGACGGCCTAGAACTCCCCGCAGGCCAATATCACGACGTACACTTTACCCTGGTTAATGGCGATCAGGCCCAGGGTTGCCTCATCGAAAACGGCCAGGGCCAGCACCCGCTGATGATAGAAGATGGTCGCCTCCCCATGGCAAACTTCACCCTGGGCGAACATCAGCACCTTAACCTGACCATGGAGATCGACCTCTACCAGTCAATGCACCTTTCCGATGGCCAATATCAACTCAACCATCACGGTATCTACTCCATCGACGACGACACCATGGGACACATCTTCGGCGAGATGGATCCTCAATGGATCGCCGATTGTGAGACTCAATACGCAGCGAGTGCCCCCGAGGGCGGCCAGTTCTACCACATGGCCTATCTCTACCCGAGTGAGGTGACCAGCCTGGCGCAGATGGGCGACATAGCGCAGAGCCGCGACGACGGCCTCTTCTCACCGGTGGCCATCTCCCCCATACGCCAAGACATTAATGGCAACTGGTTCTTTGCCATGGGCTATCTGCCTGCCGGCAACTATCGGGTGGGCTACACCTGCCTCGGCCACCTGGACTCCCCGCCCCAAAACGATATGACTCAAGGCGCATTTAAGCTGTTTGAAGATGGCGGTGAGATCGGTGTGGAAGATGGCGGCAGAGAAACCCGCCATCAGTGCGGTGGTGGCCACGGCGGCCATAGAGGCTAG
- a CDS encoding ABC transporter transmembrane domain-containing protein produces MSQPLSPTASHDAPPGPKRSAPQPKRPGAKKAVLPWIGGFLRPYRGKVIAAIVFLFIGSLAWLSLGQGVRLMVDEGFLRENGERLNEIILLVIGITALSSSAIFCRFYLMTWLGERVSADIRLKVYDHLLKLSPGFYARLRTGEVISRFTADATLLQSVVGSSLSMALRASVTVVGGLVMMAITSLKLTALVLLAVPLVLGPIFFFGRKVRELSRKSQDRVGDLGAYVDESLHEIHTVQAYCHEDRDRQLFSERVEAVMETARGRIKYRAILISLVMFLSILAIALITWVGAKDVMSEVITPGELSAFMFYAVMVAGAVATISEVIGEIQRAAGATERLIELVETPIDIPLAPKPVSLPAKVRGELSLEQVRFSYPVQASADSAEEMEAQAGVEVIRGLSLHISPGERVALVGASGAGKSTLFELLQRFYPLDSGVIALDGIDIASLRPQDLRQQYALVPQESVIFATSVLENVRYGRPDASLEEVQAACVAARADEFIADFSEGYQTYLGERGVRLSGGQKQRIAIARAILADRPVLLLDEATSALDAVSEQKVKQALDVLMQGRTTLIIAHRLATVLNADRILVMDKGELIASGTHGELMQSNSLYREFASLQLLSEEA; encoded by the coding sequence TTGTCTCAACCTCTCTCACCGACTGCCTCTCATGACGCACCTCCCGGCCCTAAGCGGTCAGCACCTCAACCCAAGCGACCAGGAGCGAAGAAAGCCGTTCTGCCCTGGATAGGCGGCTTCCTGCGGCCCTATCGTGGCAAGGTGATCGCCGCCATAGTGTTTCTGTTTATCGGCTCGCTGGCCTGGTTATCTTTGGGCCAAGGGGTGCGCCTCATGGTGGACGAGGGCTTCCTGCGGGAAAATGGCGAGCGGCTCAACGAGATCATCTTGCTGGTGATTGGCATCACCGCGCTGAGCAGCTCCGCCATCTTCTGCCGCTTCTACCTCATGACCTGGCTTGGGGAACGGGTAAGCGCCGATATCCGCCTCAAGGTCTATGATCATCTGCTCAAGTTGTCGCCCGGTTTCTACGCCAGGCTGCGCACCGGCGAGGTGATCTCCCGCTTTACCGCCGATGCCACCCTGTTGCAATCTGTGGTGGGCTCCAGCCTCTCCATGGCGCTGCGCGCCAGCGTCACAGTCGTCGGTGGCCTGGTGATGATGGCGATCACCAGCCTAAAGTTGACGGCACTGGTGCTACTGGCCGTGCCTTTGGTGCTGGGGCCTATCTTCTTCTTCGGCCGTAAGGTGCGCGAGCTGTCTCGTAAAAGCCAAGACAGGGTGGGTGACCTGGGTGCCTATGTGGATGAGTCGCTGCATGAGATCCACACTGTGCAGGCCTATTGCCATGAAGACCGAGACAGACAGCTGTTTTCCGAGCGGGTCGAGGCCGTGATGGAGACGGCCAGGGGGCGCATCAAGTATCGCGCCATTCTCATCTCCTTGGTGATGTTTCTCAGCATACTCGCCATCGCCCTGATCACTTGGGTGGGCGCCAAGGATGTGATGAGCGAGGTGATCACGCCGGGCGAGCTCTCCGCCTTCATGTTCTATGCCGTGATGGTGGCGGGCGCCGTGGCGACCATCAGCGAGGTGATCGGCGAGATCCAGCGTGCCGCCGGTGCGACGGAGCGACTTATCGAGCTGGTGGAGACGCCTATCGACATTCCTCTGGCGCCAAAACCAGTCAGCTTGCCAGCAAAGGTGCGTGGCGAGTTGAGCCTAGAGCAGGTGCGTTTCAGCTATCCTGTTCAGGCCAGTGCCGATAGTGCTGAGGAGATGGAGGCGCAGGCTGGCGTCGAGGTGATCCGTGGCCTGAGCCTGCATATCTCTCCCGGCGAGCGGGTGGCCCTGGTGGGGGCGAGCGGCGCCGGCAAGAGTACCCTGTTTGAGCTGTTGCAGCGCTTCTATCCCCTGGACAGCGGGGTGATAGCCCTGGACGGTATCGACATCGCCAGCCTGCGACCACAGGATCTGCGCCAGCAATATGCCCTGGTGCCCCAGGAGTCGGTGATCTTCGCCACTAGCGTGCTGGAAAATGTGCGTTACGGCCGCCCCGACGCCAGTCTGGAGGAGGTGCAGGCTGCCTGCGTCGCCGCCCGCGCCGATGAATTTATTGCTGATTTTAGCGAGGGCTATCAGACCTATCTGGGTGAACGCGGCGTGCGTCTATCTGGCGGTCAGAAGCAGCGTATCGCCATCGCGCGGGCGATATTGGCCGATAGGCCGGTATTGCTGCTGGATGAGGCCACCAGTGCCCTGGATGCGGTCAGCGAGCAGAAGGTGAAGCAGGCACTGGATGTGCTGATGCAGGGGCGCACCACACTGATCATCGCCCATCGCCTGGCAACTGTGCTCAACGCCGACCGTATACTGGTGATGGATAAGGGGGAGCTGATCGCCAGCGGTACCCATGGCGAGCTGATGCAGAGCAACAGCCTCTACCGCGAGTTCGCCAGCTTGCAGCTACTCTCGGAAGAGGCCTAA
- a CDS encoding PH domain-containing protein: protein MEDVTPQTSASMQARRRLEQPDWIAIDEVPLTPLEQAYLHQVQIENLLIFTPLLIIAPLAAILLNLPGSLIIALVTGLLFLAGIVSYGRYRYALSIAYGVFDHEFIMQKGLIWHKKIALPYTRLQHVSLSQGPLERYFHQHTLKCFSAGSGSAEISLPGLGDDTAEPLRKHLLAKASQKQAPQNQAPDGRED, encoded by the coding sequence ATGGAAGATGTGACTCCTCAAACTTCGGCATCAATGCAGGCCAGGCGTCGGCTGGAGCAGCCAGACTGGATCGCCATAGATGAAGTACCACTGACACCACTGGAACAGGCCTATCTGCATCAGGTGCAGATAGAGAATCTGCTGATCTTCACGCCGCTACTGATCATAGCGCCCCTGGCCGCAATCCTGCTCAACCTGCCGGGCAGCCTGATCATCGCCCTGGTGACGGGCCTGCTTTTCCTGGCTGGTATCGTCAGCTACGGCCGCTATCGCTACGCCCTCTCTATCGCCTACGGCGTATTCGATCACGAGTTCATCATGCAGAAGGGATTGATTTGGCATAAGAAGATCGCCCTGCCCTATACCCGCCTGCAGCATGTCAGCCTGTCTCAGGGCCCGCTGGAGCGCTATTTTCATCAACACACCCTAAAGTGCTTCAGCGCAGGAAGCGGCAGCGCCGAGATCAGCCTTCCAGGCTTGGGGGACGACACCGCCGAGCCACTGCGTAAGCATCTGCTGGCCAAAGCCTCCCAAAAACAGGCACCACAGAATCAAGCCCCCGACGGGCGCGAGGATTAA
- a CDS encoding lipocalin family protein, with product MRWPVTFSLVCLLTMLTACTSAPKGIAPVEGFELSRYLGTWHEIARLDHGFERGLSQVTAEYQLRGDGGVSVTNRGFDAQSQSWKSAEGKAYFVQTPDIGHLKVSFFGPFYGAYVIYRLDADYQYAFVTSYNRDYLWLLARSPEVDESVRQAFITQAEKLGFDTQALIWE from the coding sequence ATGAGATGGCCTGTCACTTTTTCTCTTGTTTGTCTGTTAACCATGCTAACGGCCTGCACCAGCGCGCCCAAGGGGATAGCGCCGGTGGAGGGATTCGAACTCTCCAGATACCTGGGCACCTGGCATGAGATCGCCCGTTTGGATCATGGCTTCGAGCGCGGCCTGAGCCAGGTAACCGCCGAGTATCAACTGCGGGGCGATGGCGGCGTGAGTGTGACCAATCGCGGCTTCGATGCGCAATCACAAAGCTGGAAGAGCGCCGAGGGCAAGGCCTACTTTGTCCAGACGCCCGATATTGGCCACCTCAAGGTCTCCTTCTTCGGTCCCTTCTATGGTGCCTATGTGATCTACCGTCTGGATGCGGATTATCAGTACGCCTTCGTAACCAGCTATAACCGTGACTATCTCTGGCTGCTGGCGCGCTCGCCCGAGGTGGATGAGTCGGTACGACAAGCCTTTATCACCCAGGCCGAGAAGCTGGGGTTCGATACCCAGGCGCTCATTTGGGAGTAA
- the ccoG gene encoding cytochrome c oxidase accessory protein CcoG, whose amino-acid sequence MSQDLSSTENPIATKAALGQAIPVTNLPVQRGKIHIKEQKGRFQRLRTGLNSLLILFFFLLPFIPYQGRQAILLDVERQEFHFFNLTLWPQDFTLLAWLFIIAAFALFFVTVFWGRVWCGYLCPQTSWSFAFVWIERQIEGNSNKRHALDKAPWSVEKVLKRGAKHLAWALAGLITGCGFIAYFIPASELYPQIFTLSASFWVTAWVWFFALCTYLNAGWMREQMCLHCCPYARFQSAMFDANTLTVSYDAARGESRGPRKRKQATDLGDCVDCNLCVDVCPTGIDIRNGLQYECINCGACVDACDQTMDKFGYDKGLIRYASENELQKKEVKRFTSFKFVGYGIAVIIMLSVFALDLYRHQSIDLNVIRDRQSLYREVGDGRIENSYTLKIRNKTQQDHQYLISLKDTGNHGFAKETSQQVMIKAGEQLSYPVTVFEQKQADFVGVKLQKQTIAFTVTNLSNPKEKVSQASPFFSLSAF is encoded by the coding sequence ATGAGTCAAGATCTCAGCAGTACAGAGAACCCAATCGCCACCAAGGCCGCCCTGGGCCAGGCCATCCCCGTGACCAATTTGCCGGTGCAGCGCGGTAAGATACACATAAAAGAACAGAAGGGACGCTTTCAGCGTCTGCGCACGGGCCTCAATAGCCTGCTTATCCTGTTCTTCTTCCTGTTGCCCTTCATCCCCTATCAGGGACGCCAGGCGATCCTCTTGGACGTGGAGCGTCAGGAGTTTCACTTCTTCAACCTGACCCTGTGGCCGCAGGATTTCACCCTGCTGGCCTGGCTGTTTATCATCGCCGCCTTCGCCCTCTTCTTCGTCACAGTCTTCTGGGGCCGTGTCTGGTGTGGCTACCTCTGCCCTCAGACCAGCTGGAGCTTCGCCTTCGTCTGGATAGAGCGGCAGATTGAGGGCAACAGCAACAAGCGTCACGCCCTGGATAAGGCTCCCTGGAGTGTTGAGAAGGTGCTTAAACGCGGCGCCAAGCATCTGGCCTGGGCATTGGCGGGGCTGATCACCGGCTGTGGTTTCATCGCCTACTTCATCCCGGCCAGCGAGCTCTATCCACAGATCTTTACCCTAAGCGCCAGTTTCTGGGTCACCGCCTGGGTCTGGTTCTTCGCCCTGTGTACCTACCTCAACGCGGGCTGGATGCGTGAGCAGATGTGCCTGCACTGCTGTCCCTACGCCCGCTTTCAGTCGGCCATGTTCGACGCCAATACCCTCACCGTCTCCTATGACGCCGCTCGCGGCGAGTCTCGCGGCCCGCGAAAACGCAAACAGGCTACCGATCTCGGCGACTGCGTCGACTGTAATCTGTGTGTCGATGTCTGCCCCACGGGGATAGATATTCGTAACGGCCTGCAATATGAGTGCATCAACTGCGGTGCCTGCGTCGATGCCTGCGACCAGACCATGGACAAGTTCGGCTATGACAAGGGCTTGATCCGCTACGCCAGCGAGAACGAGCTGCAGAAGAAGGAAGTGAAACGTTTTACCTCCTTCAAGTTTGTCGGCTATGGCATCGCGGTGATCATCATGCTCAGCGTGTTCGCCCTGGATCTCTATCGCCACCAGAGCATAGATCTCAACGTCATCCGCGACCGCCAGAGCCTCTACCGCGAGGTAGGTGACGGCCGCATCGAAAACAGCTACACCCTGAAGATCCGCAACAAGACCCAGCAGGATCACCAGTACCTTATCAGCCTAAAGGACACTGGCAACCACGGCTTCGCCAAGGAGACCTCACAGCAGGTGATGATCAAGGCCGGTGAACAGCTGAGCTATCCGGTGACTGTTTTCGAACAGAAGCAGGCGGACTTTGTCGGCGTTAAGCTGCAGAAACAGACCATCGCCTTTACGGTCACCAACCTGAGTAACCCCAAGGAGAAGGTCTCCCAGGCCAGTCCCTTCTTTAGCCTGAGCGCCTTCTAA
- a CDS encoding AMP-binding protein: MAYDSHAHVDLEKYASLINLIETAAERYGDKTAYVCLGKASSFADIERDSRYFAAYLQQHTQLVVGDKVAIQLPNITQFVIAAYGALRAGMILVNTNPLYTQRELIHQYRDSDAKALVVLSDLLPTLEAVIPETQIETVISTHPLDLIATQPQADSQLAHIGFNQVLALGSQAEYRPVEVAQQSLAALQYTGGTTGLSKGAMLSHSNLLANMLQVQSRLASKFVEGEEIFIAPLPIYHIYAFMVNFVYFEQGGCSVLIPNPRDISALIQTMSQHPFTGFAGLNTLFVGLCHQQSFQALDFSHLKITISGGTALTQAAASIWQSTTGCTISEGYGLSETSPVVSLNAPGLECLGTIGRPVIDTQVKILDANEQEVPQGEIGELAVKGPQVMSGYWQKPEETAKVMTSDGFFKTGDIALATEGGMHKIVDRKKDMIIVSGFNVYPNEVEDVLAAHESVLECAVIGVDDSRSGEAVKAAIVLREPELANDATKQALLEHCRAQLAAYKLPKIIEFMAALPKSTVGKILRRELRK; this comes from the coding sequence ATGGCCTATGACTCACATGCCCATGTAGATCTGGAAAAATATGCATCACTGATCAATCTGATCGAAACGGCCGCCGAGCGCTATGGCGACAAGACAGCCTATGTGTGTCTGGGCAAGGCCAGCAGTTTTGCCGATATAGAACGCGACTCCCGCTACTTTGCCGCCTACCTGCAACAACATACCCAGCTTGTGGTGGGCGACAAGGTCGCCATCCAGCTGCCCAACATCACCCAGTTTGTTATCGCCGCCTATGGCGCGCTCAGGGCCGGCATGATACTGGTCAACACTAATCCCTTGTATACCCAGCGAGAACTGATCCACCAATACAGAGACTCGGATGCCAAGGCCTTGGTGGTGCTGAGCGATCTGCTGCCAACCCTGGAAGCTGTGATCCCCGAGACCCAGATAGAAACGGTAATTTCTACCCACCCGCTGGATCTGATAGCAACCCAACCCCAGGCCGACAGCCAGCTCGCCCACATAGGTTTTAACCAGGTATTGGCCCTGGGCAGCCAGGCTGAGTACCGCCCGGTAGAGGTCGCGCAGCAGAGCCTGGCGGCGCTGCAATACACGGGCGGCACCACGGGCCTCTCCAAGGGCGCCATGCTGAGCCACAGCAACCTGCTGGCCAATATGCTGCAGGTGCAGTCGCGCCTGGCCAGTAAATTTGTCGAGGGCGAGGAGATCTTTATCGCGCCCCTGCCCATCTACCATATCTATGCCTTCATGGTGAACTTCGTCTACTTCGAGCAGGGCGGATGCAGCGTACTCATCCCCAACCCGAGAGATATCAGCGCGCTTATTCAGACCATGTCCCAGCATCCCTTCACCGGCTTTGCCGGCCTCAACACCCTGTTTGTCGGTCTGTGCCATCAGCAGTCCTTCCAGGCGCTGGACTTTAGTCACCTTAAGATCACCATTTCTGGTGGCACGGCGCTCACTCAGGCGGCGGCCAGCATCTGGCAGTCCACCACAGGTTGCACCATCTCCGAAGGTTATGGCCTGTCGGAAACTTCGCCCGTGGTCTCCCTCAACGCGCCGGGACTCGAGTGTCTTGGCACCATAGGTCGCCCGGTGATCGACACTCAGGTGAAGATCCTCGACGCCAACGAGCAGGAGGTGCCTCAGGGTGAGATAGGCGAGCTGGCGGTCAAGGGGCCACAGGTGATGAGCGGCTACTGGCAGAAGCCAGAGGAGACCGCCAAGGTGATGACCAGCGATGGGTTCTTCAAGACAGGAGATATCGCCCTGGCCACGGAAGGTGGCATGCACAAGATAGTGGATCGCAAGAAGGATATGATCATCGTCTCCGGCTTCAACGTCTATCCCAACGAGGTGGAAGATGTGCTGGCCGCCCATGAGAGCGTGCTGGAGTGCGCCGTAATTGGCGTCGACGACAGCCGTAGCGGCGAGGCCGTCAAGGCCGCCATAGTGCTGCGAGAACCTGAGCTGGCAAACGATGCCACTAAGCAGGCCCTGCTCGAACATTGCCGCGCGCAGCTGGCCGCCTATAAGCTCCCCAAGATAATCGAGTTCATGGCTGCACTGCCCAAGTCGACCGTGGGTAAGATACTGCGTCGTGAGTTGAGGAAGTAA
- a CDS encoding short-chain fatty acid transporter, with the protein MLNKAAKPLVKLVDRYLPDPYIFVLLLTLLVFVAAMMVEQQSPLQLVTYWGQGFWALLSFSMQMLLVLVAGYMLASSPPIKRLLDSIAALAKSAPQAIILVTLVSLLASWINWGFGLVVGALFAKALARQVKVDYRLLVASAYSGFVVWHGGLAGSIPLTIATKGHFAEDKIGIIATDNTIFAGFNLALVAVLFVLIPLVNRFMLPSADESIYVDRDKLVEPEVETEAITRPADYLENSRLLAWAVGGAGLVYLGQYFFSSGGKLNLNIVNYLFLFLAIILHQTPRSLLISLNEAIKGGAGIVIQFPFYAGIMALMVQSGLAQSISSGFVAIASADSLPFWSFISAGIVNIFVPSGGGQWAVQAPIMLPAAEALGADVARVAMAVAWGDAWTNLIQPFWALPVLAIAGLKARDIMGFCLMQLIITGIVISIGLTWF; encoded by the coding sequence ATGCTTAATAAGGCCGCAAAACCTCTGGTCAAGTTGGTCGACCGCTATCTGCCCGACCCCTATATTTTCGTGTTACTCCTCACCCTGCTGGTGTTTGTCGCCGCCATGATGGTGGAACAGCAGAGCCCGCTGCAACTGGTGACCTACTGGGGCCAAGGCTTCTGGGCGCTGCTCAGCTTCTCGATGCAGATGTTGCTGGTGCTGGTGGCCGGTTACATGCTGGCCAGCTCGCCGCCCATTAAACGCCTGCTAGATAGCATCGCCGCCCTGGCCAAGAGTGCGCCCCAGGCGATCATCCTGGTGACTCTGGTGTCGCTGCTTGCCAGCTGGATCAACTGGGGCTTCGGCCTGGTGGTCGGCGCCCTGTTCGCCAAGGCGCTGGCGCGTCAGGTGAAGGTGGATTATCGCCTGCTGGTGGCCAGTGCCTATTCGGGGTTTGTGGTCTGGCATGGCGGCCTCGCCGGCTCCATCCCCCTGACCATAGCCACCAAGGGGCATTTCGCCGAGGACAAGATAGGCATCATAGCCACAGACAATACCATTTTCGCCGGCTTTAACCTGGCGCTGGTGGCTGTTCTGTTCGTGCTGATCCCCTTGGTTAACCGCTTCATGTTGCCAAGCGCTGATGAGAGCATCTATGTCGACAGGGACAAGCTAGTAGAGCCCGAGGTCGAGACCGAGGCGATCACCCGTCCGGCTGATTATCTGGAGAATAGCCGCCTACTGGCCTGGGCCGTGGGTGGGGCTGGTTTGGTCTACCTGGGGCAATACTTCTTCTCCTCTGGGGGCAAGCTCAACCTGAATATCGTTAACTACCTGTTTCTGTTTCTCGCCATCATCCTGCATCAGACGCCTCGCAGCCTGCTGATCAGCCTGAATGAGGCGATCAAGGGCGGCGCCGGCATAGTGATCCAGTTCCCCTTCTATGCGGGGATCATGGCGCTCATGGTGCAGTCGGGTCTGGCTCAGAGTATCTCGTCGGGGTTCGTGGCCATCGCCAGCGCCGACAGCCTGCCGTTCTGGAGCTTTATCAGTGCCGGTATCGTCAACATCTTTGTGCCGTCCGGTGGTGGCCAGTGGGCCGTGCAGGCACCTATCATGTTGCCCGCCGCCGAGGCGCTGGGTGCAGATGTGGCGAGGGTCGCCATGGCGGTGGCTTGGGGCGATGCCTGGACCAATCTGATCCAGCCCTTCTGGGCTCTGCCTGTGCTGGCGATCGCCGGGCTCAAGGCGCGGGATATCATGGGCTTCTGCCTGATGCAGCTGATCATCACTGGCATAGTGATCAGTATCGGTCTGACCTGGTTCTAG